TTTTAAACCCAAAAACGACCCTTTAATTTTTACCATGAACACATTAATGAATATCACAAAAAATTTTGTGATAGTGTGTTTTCTTAACTTTGTATCGATAACGGCATTTACAAAATCCCCCAATAATGCTGAAATCATCACAAGATTAGAAAGTCTTAACACTATCATAGACATGCGCATCACTGAAGAAGTGTTGACTCAAGTAAACTATTCTGTTGAAAAATGGAGATATGACAGCCAGGTTATACTTGGAAGAGCATCCATGTATTTCCCAGTGATAGAAAACGTACTGAGAGAGAAAAATCTACCCGAAGATCTCAAATACATTGCTGTCATTGAATCAGCCTTATTGCCCAGAGCCAAATCAAGACAAGGGGCATCCGGAATGTGGCAATTTATGGAAGGAACTGCCGAGATGTATGGACTTAATATTACCAGACATATCGATGAAAGGAGAGATATTATAATGTCCACTGAAAAAGCCACTGATTATCTTCAGTTACTATATGAAACGTATGGCAACTGGACATTAGCATTAGCTGCATACAACTGTGGAACCGGACGTCTCAATAAAGCCATAAAAAAATCTGGAGGAAGTAAAAATTATTGGACAGTTGCAGAACATCTCCCAAATGAAACTAAAAAGTACATTCCAAGATTTATTGCGGCTATGTATCTGATAAACTATTACTACCATCATGATCTTAATCCCATTCAGGTTTCCGATGAACTCAGGTATACTTCTACAGTTAAAATTTTTCAAAAGACCGATTTACAGAAATTGAGTAAAGAATTTGAAATCGATTATAACCTATTGCAAATACTTAACCCAGTGTATGTAAAAGATTATATTCCGGAGCCAAAAGAAGATCAATACTTCACCTTGACCTTGCCTGACCATAAAATGATGGCATATATTGAAAAGTATAAATCAGTAGGTCAGCTGGTATACAACCCCCTTTCACAAAAAAGACCAGAATTGGTTGATACACGTATTGCAATTGCTGTTCCAAGGTCACCTAAAGACTATATAACTTTTTTGACAAAAGAGATCGTCATGACCAGGGATAACCTGAAAGATAGTAGTATTTATAAAAATTTACCACAAGGCATACTTCAGGGTAGAGAGCGATTCAAACTATATCAATTAGGTAAAAAGAATCATTGGCAGATGTGGCAGAAGCAAAAAACATTCCGCTTGCTTCATTGATCAGCCTAAACAACATTGATGAAACTAAGGGTATACCTCCAGGTAGCATCATTATACTATCTAAATAGTTAACCAATCACCATTGTCTAAATAAGAATAGGACTGCTTTTCATTAGGCAGGCCTATTTTTTTTAATTTATTTTGAGGACAAAATCTTTTTCTGTTCCTTACAATACATATGATCTTTTCCCGTTTATCAATTAAAATCTAATCCTATTATGCAATTCATTCTTAAAACGTTCTCGATTGTGGTCATTCTTACTACATTTATCACATGTACAAAAGACAGTACAACTGAAAGTAACGCATCATGCTCTACAGTGGTCTCCACATATACTAACAATGTTGCCACTATTATGAATGCCTCCTGCGCATCAGCTGGTTGCCACAGTGCTTCGACAAAGGCTGCAGGGTATGACCTGAGCAGCTACAATGGCACAAAATCAGGTGCTGCTAATAGTAAGTTTTTAAAGTCTATCAAGCATGAGAGTGGTGCCGACAAAATGCCTCAAGGCGGAAGTAAACTTCCTGATGCTTCCATTAAATTGATAGAATGCTGGATAGCTAACGGAACTCCACAATAAAATCAATTCGCAATCAAATTGAAATTATTTTTTTCGAAAGGTTAAACTAGTGCTGCCTGGGGTAGCGACGTATTGCCTATTACAACGATTTGAAAAATATTTTTCAAAATGATATATCTTTCAGGTAAATCAACTATTAAGAGTATGCTTTAAATTTTTCTTAGTTGTAAATCTATAAAACCTAAATATCTAAAATGAGTTCCGTAATGAAGATCAAAAGTACAATAAAATAAGCATTTTTGACTACAAATCATACCGTGTGCAGCTATGCTGTAGCATCGCTATGGTGCGAAGTCAAAAATGAACGTAGTGCCTTATTTTGCAGTAATTTTGGTCTGGAATAGGAAATTCATTTAAGATTTTTAGGTAAAAGTTTAGACACTCTTAAGGAATAATTTGATAGATATAGTTTTCTATTTTAAAGATTGTGATTTTGAGAAGGAAATTAAAAATGCATTAAACAATTAAGAGTGTGTTTAAATTTTCATGTTTGAGTGAATGCAAGTAAATTTAACTTTAGACATGATGACTGAATGGCCTCGTTTGTGACGAGAATTTAGTAAAATACTTTACTCGAGAAAAATAATTACTGTCTTCCGTTATACAGAACGATTGAAATTCCGTACAAAAAAAACCTTTCATCAAGAGGTTTGGCAGCTACATAGTTTTTGTCCAGCTGGACATTAAGCTCCTGATCAAAACTGCTCATATCCAGATTGCTGAGTGGTACCTGCACATAGGGTTTGAAGGCTATACCTACTTTCTCTCCGGGAAACTGGAACAGGAGATAAAACTTACTGGCATATCCTGATTCCGAAGTCACAGATTTCTTTTTTCTTGGTGCTCCAAATATATCTGTTTTTGCCCTTGCTGTTCTATGGCCTATAGAAGCACCATAGCCGACCTTTCCAAAATAGTTTTCCACTCCTAGTGAGTATTCTGTGAGGCTCACAAACCATTTGTCCTGGAAGCTCGTCTTATCATTCAATTGACCAAATACATCACTTTTATCGCTCATATTGTGCCATGAAAGCTCAAAACCCACTCTGTTGATCCTGTATCTCAATCCTATCTCCAAGCCGTGCATTGATCTTATTTCATTTAAAGCGTCATCAAGTCTGCCGCCATATTTTCCTATAAAATCTTCATTAAATTTCCTAACGATATTATTTAGATCGTGAGCAGAAGTAAACCCTCCGGTATATCCAACTTTTATATTTAACTGACTCACCAGGACATTCAAATAAATCAGCGTGAAAAAAAATAAGAAGATAATTCTGCGTTGGAGCATGGAAGTTGTTTAGAAAAATTAAAAAGATACGCAAAAATAAATGAAATTTGCGAATCTTTGCAGTTTCTGTAACAAAGTGTGTTTATCAAATTGTAAGTTTTCGGTATTATTCTTAGTAGACGGTAAAAATGTGGTTGGATTGTGTGGGTCGTCACTTTAGGGAATGAGCCTGCCTGCCTACATAGCCAGGCAGGGATAGCGGGGAAGAAAATATGAATTTGTGAAATTTGTTATACACACGTAACAAACATCTCTTTCTATGGCAAAAAGTAAAATAAAACCCACTGAAAATAAGGGGAAGATAGTTGGAGTTCAGGCTGTCATTGCAGATCCTATTGCCCATACCAAGGGAAGTTTTTTTAATAGTGATGTACTGAAAAGCTGGATTCCTGTTTCGGTAGTGATCATGGTGCTGAGTTATGTGTTATATTTCCAGTGCATTTCTTATGGGTATGTGCTGGATGATCTGATTGTTATTCAGGAAAACAAGTTTACAAAACAAGGTTTCGGTGGTGTCTGGGATATCTTTACCACGGAGAGTTTTACGGGATATTTCGGAGAGAAAAAAGAATTGGTCCAAGGTAACCGGTATCGTCCTTTATCAATTGCCACTTTTGCAGTTGAATATGGTATTTTCGGAAAGGAAAACCCGGTATTCAGTCACTTTATCAATATTTTATTGTATGGTTTGACAGGCATTCTCTTATGGATGGTGCTGGCGCCCATGTTTAGAAATTTCACCGGTAACAAATGGTGGTTTTCTGTCCCATTTGTTGGTGCATTGATTTTTATCGCTCACCCCATACATACTGAAGCTGTAGCAAATATCAAAGGCAGAGATGAAATCATGGCCATGTTGTTTTCATTGGGGGCTCTTTATGGAGCAATGAGGTTTATAGACAATAGTAGCCTAAAATGGCTGTCGATAAGCATGGTAAGCTATTTTTTAGGTTTACTATCAAAAGAGAATGCCATCACCTTTTTGGCTATCATTCCTTTGAGCATATACTTTTTTAGCAAACCTGACTGGAGCAAGCTCGGGAAACTAGTAATGTGGCTATTGATCACTACAGTCTTGTATCTTGTGCTTCGATTCAATATGGCAGGTGTCCCAAAATTCAGTCAGGAGATCAAAGACATCATGAATAACCCATTTCTGAGCATGAAACCTGACCAAAAACTGGGGAGTATCATGTACACGTTACTCAAGTACATTCAACTCATGGTTTGGCCACATCCACTGTCTCATGATTATTATCCATATGCCATTCCGAAGATCAGCGTATTTAAACCTATTCCCTTACTTTCATTATTTACTTATATTAGTTTGGCCATCCTGGCATTCAAGGGATGGAGACAAAAGACGGTTTACTCATATTCCATTTGGTTTTACTTGTTTGCTCTCACGATCGTGTCCAACTTTGTGATCAACCTTGGCACATTTATGAATGAACGATTCATATTTATGGCCTCAGCAGGGTTTTGTATTGCTGTTGCCTATTTTTTAATGGAACATCTCCCGGCTTTGTCTCCTAAGTATGGTTACAAAGCAGGACTGGCTATAGCTTTAATTGCAATTATGGGGTATGGTGCCAAGACATTTGTTAGGGTGCCAGTGTGGAAAGATGCACTTTCACTCAATGAGGCCGCCGTAGCAATATCCTCTAATAGTGCTCGCGCTAATTCATTTTTAGCAACTGCGCTTTTTGAAAAATTCAAGGTGACAGAAAATATTGAAGAAAAAAGAAAACTTATAGACAGGACAGAAAAATATGCTCAAAAGGCGGTGGATATACTTCCGGATTACCTCAATGGCAATCTGATGGTACTGGGTGTAGTATCTGAGCGGTACAAGTTTGACAAAGATATCAAAAAGTACATTGAAGGCATTCGACCTGTTATCCTGCGTCGGCCTGATATTGGTTTTATTAAAGAATTTAGTGATTATTTAAAAGGAAGCCATAATGAGGAGTTATTTCCATTTTATCTTGAAGTGGGTCAGGAATTGATGCAGTTTAACGATATGAGAAGGAAGTATTCAGTTGATTTTCTCAAATATGCTTATGAAATTCAACCAGCAAACAAGCAGGTAAATATAGCCCTTGGGCAAGCGTATGAAATAAACGGAAACGCAGCAGAAGCCGCAAGATTTAAAGCCGCAGCACAGTCTCTACAATGACCAGTCAGGAGTATTTATACCTCATAGCACTTACAAAAACACCAAAAGTTGGACCTGTCATAGGGAAAAACCTTATTTCTTATTGTGGAGGCATAGAAGCAGTGTTTAAAGAAAGTAAAAAAAATCTGATAAAAATACCCGGTATAGGACCTATCATAGCTGAAAATTTCGATCCTGTCAGTTTGCAGCTTGAAGCAGAAAAAGAGATGGAGTTCATTGCTAAAAATGACATAACTCTTTTATCTTACTTGGACAAGAACTATCCAAAACGTATGCTTCAAATCGAATCATGTCCATTGATATTGTATTATAAAGGCAGCGCAGTACTCAACCATCACCGGACAGTAGCCATTGTCGGTACCAGAAAGCCTTCAGACTACGGGAAAGTCATGTGTGAAAAAATAGTCGAAGGACTCAAACCCTATGATATCCTGCTGATCAGTGGTTTAGCGTATGGAATAGACGTTACAGCGCATAAAAAATCCCTTGAAGCAGACATACCTACTGTGGGTGTCCTCGGTCATGGTCTTGACCGGTTTTATCCTTCTGATCATACATCTTTGGCTAAAAAAATGATACAGCATCACGGAGGTGTCATCACAGAATTTCCATCAGGCACCCTTCCCGATAGAGAAAATTTCCCTATGCGCAACAGAATCATTGCTGCCATGAGCGATGTTGTAGTAGTAATAGAGTCTAAACGAAAAGGCGGATCAATCATCTCAGCTGAATTTGCCAATGATTTTAACAGAGATGTTTTTGCTCTGCCCGGACCTGTCAATGATGAACGTTCGGAAGGATGTAACAAACTCATCAAGCAAAATAAAGCGCATCTGATAGAATCCGCTTCTGATATTGCTTATGTCATGAGATGGGAAGAACTGGATGCCAAAAAGTAGTTCAACAACAATTGTTTATCGAATTGGAAGAAGACGAGTCCAGAATGATGACCATCATCAGAGATGCAAGAGAGATCACAATTGATGTACTTACTTATAAGATGGCAATGTCCCCATCCTCTGTGTCAAGCCTGCTGCTCAAACTCGAATTTAAGGGCCTGGTGCGATCACTGCCCGGCAAAAAATATACCCTGAACTGAATAAAAAATAAATGATGCAAAAAAAGCGGTTTTTCTGTATAGATGCGCATACGTGTGGCAATCCTGTACGTGTGGTAGCAGGAGGTGGTCCGGACCTGACTGGAAATAATATGGTGGAGAAAAGAGCTTATTTTCTGGAACATCATGACTGGATCAGAAAAAGCCTCATGTTCGAGCCCCGCGGTCATGATATGATGAGCGGAAGTATACTGTATCCACCCCATGACCCGCAAAATGATGTTGCTGTCCTATTCATAGAAACCAGTGGATGTCTGCCTATGTGCGGACACGGTACTATCGGTACTATCACCATAGCCATTGAAGAAGGACTTATCACTCCTCGTAATCCTGGCAAAATAAAAATGGAAACCCCGGCAGGGTTGGTACATATAGTATATCACCAAAATGAAAAGGGTAAAGTGACATCTGTCAAATTAACGAACGTTGGTTCGTTTTTGTATAAAGCAGACTTAAAAATAGTTTGCCCGGATCTTGGAGAATTAACAGCTGATGTCGCTTACGGAGGTAATTTTTATGCTATCATAGATCCGCAGCAGAATTATCCCGGATTTGAAAAATATACAGCCGATCAACTCCATATCCTGGAGCAGGGCAATACGTACAGATATCAACCAAAAATATACATTTCAGCATCCCGAGATTTCCGATATCAACTGGTGTAGCCATGTATTGTGGACGGGTGCCACTATCGATCCAACTTCTACCGCCAGAAATGCGGTATTTTATGGTGATAAAGCCATCGACAGATCACCATGTGGCACAGGTACTTCGGCGAGAATGGCACAGTGGTACGCAAAAGGAAAACTGAAAGAAGGCGATAAGTTTGTTCACGAAAGTTTTATTGGCAGTAAGTTTACAGGTACAATCGAAGGACTCACCAAAGTTGGACCATTTGATGCCATCATTCCCGGTATCGAAGGCTGGGCAAAAATATATGGGTACAATACCATTCTTGTTGACCCTGAAGACGATCCATATGCCGGTGGATTTCAGGTGATTTGAAAAATATATTTTCCTATAAACCGGATATCTATCTTTTGAGATGTAAAACAGTCTTATATTTGTGTTCAGAAAATATCTTAAACATATGTCTGAAAATATTAAAGAAAATGTTGTCAGTGAGCCTGCGGGTGAATATGGTATTGAATATACTTATGCCGACTATATGAAATTTGAATTTGAAGAAATGGTCGAGCTTATACGCGGTAAGATCTTTCAGAATGAGCCCAGCACCAAGGTCATCACACCAGATTGCTGCCGGGAATTTGCATGGGCCTATGTGGCAATTGCTTAGAAAGTCGACATGTAGAGCATTCATAGCTCCGTTTGATGTCATACTACCTATCGCCAATAAGAAAAGAGATAAAGCCACTACAGTGGTTCAAACTGATATTTGTGTGATTTGTAATCCTGAAATAGTTGAGGATGCAGGTTGTTTTGGAGTGCCGGACTGGATTATAGAAATCCTGTCTCCACATACCAGTAAAAAGGACCTTCAACTGAAATATGATGTATATGAAGAAGCAGGCGTAAAGGAATATTGGATAGTTATGCCTCAGGAAAAGCTCATCGAAGTATTTATCCTTGAAAACAATAAATACCGTCGTATCAAAACCTACGCGCAGGATGATGAGGTGACATCATATACACTCCCTGACTTGACTTACAAATTGGAAGAAATCTTTACTGATATAAAATAATAATATATCAGCACTTTCTTTTTTAATGAATAATACACAGAATACTTAATGCACATTACCATAATCGGAGCCGGAGTCATAGGAATGACAACAGCATACTACCTCACTCAAGCAGGACATGAAGTTGCCATTATCGAGAAAAGTGATGGCACTAACAATTGTTCGTTTGGAAATGCAGGATATATCTCTCCCAGTCATTTTATACCCTTGGCATCACCGGGGATAGTGGCTCAGGGGCTTAAATGGATGCTGAGTTCCTCCAGTCCTTTTTATATCAAGCCCAGGCTCGACACATCATTAGTAAAATGGGGACTAAAGTTTTACTCCAATGCCAACGAAAAAACTGTTGCAAAAATGCTCCGCATCTCAATAATATCTTGCAATTATCCAGAAAACTGACTATCGATCTCAACAATGATCTTAATAAGGGTTTTTCATTGGAGACCAAAGGTTGCTTTATGTTGTACAAAACAGAAGAAACCGGCCACCACGAAGCCGAACTAGCCCG
The sequence above is drawn from the Saprospiraceae bacterium genome and encodes:
- the dprA gene encoding DNA-protecting protein DprA yields the protein MTSQEYLYLIALTKTPKVGPVIGKNLISYCGGIEAVFKESKKNLIKIPGIGPIIAENFDPVSLQLEAEKEMEFIAKNDITLLSYLDKNYPKRMLQIESCPLILYYKGSAVLNHHRTVAIVGTRKPSDYGKVMCEKIVEGLKPYDILLISGLAYGIDVTAHKKSLEADIPTVGVLGHGLDRFYPSDHTSLAKKMIQHHGGVITEFPSGTLPDRENFPMRNRIIAAMSDVVVVIESKRKGGSIISAEFANDFNRDVFALPGPVNDERSEGCNKLIKQNKAHLIESASDIAYVMRWEELDAKK
- a CDS encoding lytic transglycosylase domain-containing protein; this translates as MNTLMNITKNFVIVCFLNFVSITAFTKSPNNAEIITRLESLNTIIDMRITEEVLTQVNYSVEKWRYDSQVILGRASMYFPVIENVLREKNLPEDLKYIAVIESALLPRAKSRQGASGMWQFMEGTAEMYGLNITRHIDERRDIIMSTEKATDYLQLLYETYGNWTLALAAYNCGTGRLNKAIKKSGGSKNYWTVAEHLPNETKKYIPRFIAAMYLINYYYHHDLNPIQVSDELRYTSTVKIFQKTDLQKLSKEFEIDYNLLQILNPVYVKDYIPEPKEDQYFTLTLPDHKMMAYIEKYKSVGQLVYNPLSQKRPELVDTRIAIAVPRSPKDYITFLTKEIVMTRDNLKDSSIYKNLPQGILQGRERFKLYQLGKKNHWQMWQKQKTFRLLH
- a CDS encoding FAD-dependent oxidoreductase, giving the protein MHITIIGAGVIGMTTAYYLTQAGHEVAIIEKSDGTNNCSFGNAGYISPSHFIPLASPGIVAQGLKWMLSSSSPFYIKPRLDTSLVKWGLKFYSNANEKTVAKMLRISIISCNYPEN